A section of the Mycobacterium sp. 3519A genome encodes:
- a CDS encoding sigma-70 family RNA polymerase sigma factor has protein sequence MHSSTATPESEAVRDETLAARFERDAVPLLDSFYPQAMKMTRNRTEAEDLLQETAAKAFAGFHGFRDGTNLGGWLYRILLNTHISGYRKQQRRPTQWLTDEITDGQLLAEARHTSTGLRSAEDQVLDLMGDTDVREAMRQLPEKLRTAVYYADIEGRRFKEIAELTGAPIGTVMSRLHRGRHRLRTQLAHVARDRGYGLTDVA, from the coding sequence ATGCACAGTAGCACCGCAACACCCGAGTCCGAGGCCGTTCGCGACGAGACACTGGCCGCGAGATTCGAACGCGACGCTGTCCCCCTGCTGGACTCCTTCTATCCGCAGGCCATGAAGATGACCCGCAACCGCACTGAAGCAGAGGATCTGCTTCAGGAGACGGCAGCCAAGGCATTTGCTGGCTTTCACGGATTCCGCGACGGCACCAACCTCGGTGGGTGGCTGTACCGCATCCTGCTCAACACCCACATCAGCGGGTACCGCAAACAACAGCGCAGGCCGACCCAGTGGCTGACCGACGAGATCACCGACGGCCAACTGCTGGCCGAGGCCAGGCACACCTCGACAGGCCTACGCTCCGCCGAAGACCAGGTGCTGGATCTGATGGGCGACACCGATGTTCGCGAAGCGATGCGCCAGCTACCCGAAAAGCTGCGCACGGCCGTGTATTACGCCGACATCGAGGGCAGGCGGTTCAAGGAGATCGCCGAGTTGACCGGCGCCCCGATCGGCACCGTGATGTCACGACTGCACCGCGGCAGGCACCGGCTTCGCACGCAGTTGGCCCACGTCGCACGAGACCGCGGCTACGGCCTCACCGACGTCGCGTGA
- a CDS encoding DUF4118 domain-containing protein: protein MSTRGPGGHLLSLLVRPTAPPMWVGLVVAAAATAAETLLVVVLRSLAPMDTFGVVYLLGALVVAIGWGTGLAAVTSVVSAFGFGYFRDWPDDTFDATDLRNWVVIGVFLVITLTANSLAGVARARAAEAERTAERQAALRRVATAVAEGLPPGEVFATVTKELAYALRAQQVALFRYELDGSAVLVAAHDDSGGDVASTVLVGGRTAPIIVDGQKWGVAVVSSSRAQPSPAETEARLADFAKYVAMAIANAQARADLTASRMRIVAAADDARKRLERDLHDGAQQRLVSLALKTRVTEQSLPMDQCELRTELNEIVRGLSDVSEELRAISRGIHPAILSKGGLAPALRSLACRSTVPVELDVDVPSRLPDRVEVAAYYVVAEALTNTVRHAHADEVKVTVKASDGNLDLVIEDDGTGGADPSNGSGLIGLVDRVEAVGGHLWVNSPIGVGTSLAASIPCAA from the coding sequence GTGTCCACGCGCGGGCCCGGCGGCCACCTGCTCTCATTGCTGGTGCGCCCGACTGCGCCACCGATGTGGGTGGGCTTGGTGGTTGCCGCTGCGGCGACGGCGGCCGAGACGCTTCTGGTCGTCGTACTCAGGAGCCTGGCGCCGATGGACACCTTCGGCGTGGTGTATCTGCTGGGCGCACTGGTGGTGGCGATCGGGTGGGGGACCGGACTGGCCGCGGTGACTTCGGTGGTGAGCGCATTCGGGTTCGGCTATTTCCGCGACTGGCCGGACGACACTTTCGACGCAACGGACCTGCGTAACTGGGTGGTGATCGGTGTCTTTCTGGTCATCACCTTGACCGCGAACTCGTTGGCCGGTGTTGCGCGGGCCAGGGCCGCGGAGGCCGAACGCACGGCCGAACGGCAGGCGGCGCTGCGCCGGGTCGCGACCGCCGTGGCGGAAGGCCTGCCGCCAGGTGAAGTGTTCGCAACGGTGACAAAGGAATTGGCGTATGCGCTGCGCGCGCAGCAGGTGGCGTTGTTCCGATACGAACTCGACGGAAGCGCGGTGCTGGTGGCGGCGCACGACGATTCGGGTGGTGACGTGGCTTCGACGGTGCTGGTCGGCGGCAGAACAGCGCCGATCATCGTCGACGGGCAAAAGTGGGGCGTTGCGGTGGTGAGTTCGTCTCGCGCGCAACCATCTCCGGCTGAGACGGAAGCGCGGTTGGCGGATTTCGCGAAGTACGTCGCGATGGCGATCGCGAATGCGCAGGCGCGGGCGGACCTGACCGCATCGCGGATGAGGATCGTGGCGGCGGCCGACGATGCGCGTAAGCGGTTGGAGCGCGATCTGCACGACGGGGCCCAGCAGCGACTGGTGTCGCTGGCGTTGAAGACCCGGGTGACGGAGCAGTCACTGCCAATGGATCAGTGTGAACTGCGCACAGAGTTGAACGAGATCGTGCGGGGGCTCAGCGATGTGTCTGAGGAGTTGCGCGCGATCTCGCGCGGCATTCACCCGGCCATCCTGTCCAAAGGCGGTCTGGCGCCAGCACTTCGGTCGCTGGCGTGCCGGTCGACGGTGCCGGTGGAACTCGACGTGGACGTGCCGTCCCGGTTGCCGGACCGGGTCGAGGTCGCTGCGTATTACGTTGTGGCTGAGGCGCTTACGAACACCGTCCGGCATGCGCACGCCGACGAGGTGAAGGTGACGGTGAAGGCGTCAGACGGCAACCTCGACCTGGTCATCGAGGACGACGGCACCGGCGGCGCCGATCCGTCGAACGGGTCGGGTCTGATCGGGTTGGTCGACAGGGTCGAGGCGGTCGGCGGACACCTCTGGGTCAACAGCCCGATCGGTGTCGGCACCTCGCTGGCGGCGAGTATCCCCTGCGCGGCCTAG